In a single window of the Delftia tsuruhatensis genome:
- the xdhC gene encoding xanthine dehydrogenase accessory protein XdhC: protein MWSDTFKKVEQGLAQGPLCWVEVMESRGSVPRERGAWMAVFADRVAGTIGGGHLEFDAIDKARGLLGDWARQGEADGPDATEHQHRYPLGPSLGQCCGGVVVLRFVLVPRGRMELLRERLQPPRDCVALFGAGHVGHALVRLLCNLPYRVMWVDSRDAVFPEEEHALVQCEYSDPVQSAVADLPAGSQVLIMSFSHAEDLEVVAQCLRRQRERGDLPYVGLIGSATKWATFRRRLRERGFSEPELDHVTCPIGVPGIRGKEPEVIAVAVAAQLLQRRLLP, encoded by the coding sequence ATGTGGAGTGACACGTTCAAGAAGGTGGAGCAGGGCCTCGCGCAGGGGCCGCTGTGCTGGGTCGAGGTGATGGAGTCGCGCGGCTCCGTTCCGCGCGAGCGCGGGGCCTGGATGGCGGTCTTCGCCGACCGCGTGGCGGGCACCATCGGCGGCGGCCACCTGGAGTTCGACGCCATCGACAAGGCCCGCGGCCTGCTGGGCGACTGGGCGCGGCAGGGCGAGGCAGACGGGCCTGACGCCACCGAGCACCAGCACCGCTATCCCCTGGGACCCAGCCTGGGCCAGTGCTGTGGTGGCGTGGTGGTGCTGCGCTTCGTTCTCGTGCCCCGTGGCCGCATGGAGTTGCTGCGCGAGCGCCTGCAGCCGCCGCGCGACTGCGTGGCCCTGTTCGGTGCCGGCCATGTCGGCCATGCGCTGGTGCGCCTGCTGTGCAATCTGCCCTATCGCGTGATGTGGGTGGACAGTCGCGACGCGGTCTTTCCCGAGGAGGAGCACGCGCTGGTGCAGTGCGAGTATTCCGACCCCGTGCAGTCCGCCGTGGCCGACCTGCCCGCCGGCTCCCAGGTGCTGATCATGAGCTTCAGCCATGCCGAGGACCTGGAAGTGGTCGCCCAGTGCCTCAGGCGCCAGCGCGAGCGGGGCGACTTGCCGTATGTGGGGCTGATCGGAAGCGCCACCAAGTGGGCGACCTTCCGGCGGCGCCTGCGCGAGCGCGGTTTCAGCGAGCCGGAGCTGGACCATGTCACCTGCCCGATCGGCGTGCCCGGCATCCGAGGCAAGGAGCCCGAAGTGATCGCGGTGGCCGTTGCCGCGCAATTGCTTCAGCGGCGCCTGCTGCCCTGA